The DNA sequence TGTGGCAGTGGCATTGCACCGCTATTCGACGTGGAAGGTCCTCGTCTGTTATGCCGTCCTGCAGCAGGGGATCGAGGCGTTGACGGATTGGGGCATGCGCAGCGGCACGGCCTGGCTGGCGCACTTGTCGGAGTCACTCAACCGGACCAATTATTATGCGCTCTTTTTCGTGATGGGGGCAGTGCTGGCGAAGCATCTTCCGGCTATCCGGGCATTCGTGCGGGAGCACCGCAGTTTCCGGATTTTGTCGGCCTGGGCGATTCCGTTCTTGATCCCGAGCCAGTGGATCCTGGCGGCGCTCGGTTTGTCGTTCCAGGTGCGGCATGCATTGTTGTTGTCAGGATTGGGCATCATCTTGTTCCTGTTGCTGTGCATGGAGTCGCCGCAGTTGACGGCCTTCTTCAAATCGAAACCGCTGCTGCTTTTGGGAAAGCTGTCCTTCAGCCTCTATCTGACGCACACGACTTCGATTATCCTCTTCGTGACTTTCCTCGGCCAAGTCATCCCGCCGGAAACGGCGCTACTGCTTTCGCCGCTGTTCGCTTTGCCGGTGGCGTATCTATGGCAGAAACATGTCGAAACCAAGTGCCTCAGTTTGCTGAATCATTTCAAGAAATAGACGGCCAACCCACGCCAAGTATGATACGATAAAGGAAAGTTCAGAATTCTGAAAGAACATGCAGGGGTGGACATATGTCAAAAGA is a window from the uncultured Trichococcus sp. genome containing:
- a CDS encoding acyltransferase, whose amino-acid sequence is MQKSGQSQRIEIFDGMRGLASVIVMIFHMAVWTVYGYSANEYKIFADPFWRVATQTPLKMLWGGNEAVLVFYIIGGFVLARPYLSGRKLDFKPFILKRWIRLMLPYVLVIAVSVILIALFGAWKQETIDLSGSFNVKWKRVPNAGEMLLYLLGYDYNLNILSGAFWSMVQEWRLSFVLPFVAVALHRYSTWKVLVCYAVLQQGIEALTDWGMRSGTAWLAHLSESLNRTNYYALFFVMGAVLAKHLPAIRAFVREHRSFRILSAWAIPFLIPSQWILAALGLSFQVRHALLLSGLGIILFLLLCMESPQLTAFFKSKPLLLLGKLSFSLYLTHTTSIILFVTFLGQVIPPETALLLSPLFALPVAYLWQKHVETKCLSLLNHFKK